Proteins encoded in a region of the Rhizobium sp. CC-YZS058 genome:
- a CDS encoding ROK family protein, whose product MDFAIGIDIGGGSTKIGLVSADGTVIDRRRIPLARSRDDNAPRIIALYADAIRDLTSTHPRAKPCGIGIGFPGPVNPDHLSGTLGNIPALDDIPLAAMIGEQFGLPARMENDATAAGLAEAQFGRDRDAGRLLLIAAGTGIGVAFTVGGKPFVTSGGCLGDAGHLIVRADDVRRCRQGCLGCLESLASGDALNGTAARYCADRPESALAGRAHRLGRKVDASDVIACAKDGDPASMEMLNEVGRWLGRGAATWAHIFAPNVILLGGGLSAAGDLILGPLEEEARNCGLDMYLGHVRFSLASLGNDAGMMGAAAQIFAIT is encoded by the coding sequence GTGGATTTCGCAATCGGCATAGATATCGGCGGAGGCAGCACGAAGATCGGTCTGGTTTCCGCAGACGGCACCGTGATTGATCGACGCCGCATTCCCTTGGCCCGCAGCCGTGACGACAACGCGCCGCGCATCATCGCGCTTTATGCCGACGCGATCCGGGATCTGACGTCCACACATCCACGTGCGAAGCCGTGTGGCATCGGCATCGGGTTTCCAGGACCCGTCAATCCCGATCATCTGTCCGGCACGCTTGGCAACATTCCGGCGCTCGACGACATTCCGCTGGCCGCCATGATAGGCGAACAGTTCGGGTTGCCAGCCCGCATGGAGAACGATGCGACCGCGGCCGGGCTTGCCGAAGCACAGTTCGGTCGCGACCGCGATGCTGGCCGGCTGCTCTTGATCGCCGCCGGCACGGGCATCGGCGTCGCCTTCACGGTCGGCGGAAAGCCGTTCGTCACTTCGGGTGGATGTCTCGGCGATGCGGGGCATCTGATCGTGCGGGCAGACGATGTCCGCCGCTGCCGCCAAGGCTGTCTCGGATGTCTGGAGTCGCTCGCGTCCGGCGACGCGTTGAACGGCACTGCCGCTCGCTACTGCGCTGACCGTCCCGAGAGCGCTCTCGCAGGCCGCGCGCACCGGTTGGGTCGTAAAGTGGATGCATCCGACGTTATCGCCTGCGCGAAGGACGGCGATCCCGCATCCATGGAGATGTTGAACGAGGTCGGCCGGTGGCTTGGGCGAGGTGCTGCGACCTGGGCGCATATCTTCGCGCCAAACGTCATCCTGCTCGGCGGCGGATTGAGCGCTGCTGGCGATCTGATCCTGGGGCCGCTCGAGGAGGAGGCGCGCAATTGCGGCCTCGATATGTATCTCGGACACGTCCGCTTCTCGCTCGCCTCGCTCGGAAACGACGCCGGCATGATGGGCGCTGCAGCGCAAATTTTCGCCATAACCTGA
- a CDS encoding GntR family transcriptional regulator, with amino-acid sequence MNETWLKKKPIRKSGAVPMYVQVAEILDTEVKARNGAHFALPSEGELSREFGVSRVTIRQALKQLETRGVIYSEHGRGYFSTASRMRGVSGFHSFTTEVRKLGGEPGSTIIAYEEERELSPAFRKHLQTEGKSTADFIFLRRVRTIDGDPVALEDAYLPMALFPSATRTIFEGASLYQEMTATWGIVPTWTDALFEPAAASVEEAAHLRIEAGAPILIVWRVTVTDTDQAVEYVRSAYKGDGFMLNVNRYRL; translated from the coding sequence ATGAACGAAACCTGGCTGAAGAAGAAACCGATCCGCAAGAGTGGTGCCGTCCCGATGTACGTACAGGTGGCGGAAATTCTCGATACTGAGGTCAAAGCAAGAAACGGAGCCCATTTCGCCCTTCCTTCGGAAGGCGAACTTTCACGCGAGTTCGGTGTCTCACGCGTCACCATACGGCAGGCGCTGAAGCAGTTGGAAACGCGGGGCGTTATCTACAGCGAACATGGGCGCGGCTATTTCAGTACAGCCTCTCGCATGCGCGGCGTATCCGGCTTCCATAGTTTCACGACAGAGGTACGGAAGCTCGGCGGCGAACCCGGTTCGACGATCATCGCCTATGAAGAAGAACGGGAGCTGTCGCCCGCATTCCGTAAGCACCTACAAACGGAAGGTAAGAGCACGGCCGACTTTATCTTCCTGCGCCGCGTGCGCACCATCGATGGCGACCCGGTCGCGCTCGAAGACGCCTATCTGCCGATGGCGCTCTTTCCGTCAGCGACCCGAACGATCTTCGAAGGTGCCTCCCTTTATCAAGAGATGACAGCGACCTGGGGTATCGTTCCCACTTGGACCGACGCCCTGTTCGAACCGGCGGCTGCATCAGTCGAGGAAGCCGCGCATCTCCGGATAGAGGCTGGAGCACCGATCCTGATCGTATGGCGGGTGACCGTCACCGACACCGACCAAGCCGTCGAATACGTGCGGTCGGCCTACAAGGGCGATGGCTTCATGTTGAACGTCAACCGATATCGTCTTTAG